Below is a window of Candidatus Poribacteria bacterium DNA.
GGAAACACTAACGATTGTAAACGGTGACATTTATACCCCAGCGCATTACGGACAGGGAAGTATTGTTATTCAAGGTGACACAATTTCAACCATAACAACGGACGCGCTTCAGCCAACAGGCGAGACGCTTGATGCTTCTGGTTGTTTTGTCATTCCCGGATTAATTGACGGATTGGTACACGGCGGCGGTGGCTGTGATAGTATGACTGGCGAGGTCGAAGATGTTGCCACGATTGCCCGTGCGCATGCCCGTAATGGTGTTACCTCGTTGGTGTTAGGTATATCTTCGGGGAGTATGGCGCAGATTAACGGTGCCTTAACGGCTATCGCGCACGTCGCTGACGAGCCAGTGGTGGACGGTTCGCAGATCTTAGGTTCGTACGTTGAAGGAAAGTTTGGAAGCCTCGCGAAAAATGGAGCGCAGAACGCAAAATACATTACGCCACCGAACTTTGAAGAATTCCACGCAATGTGGGCAGCTTCTGATGGCACCTTGAAAGTCATCTCCATAGCACCTGAAAACGATGAAAATCTACAATTTATCAAACATCTCGCAGCCTACGGGTCAGATGCCTATAATGACATCATCATCGCTATGGGGCACACAAATGCGACATACCAACAGGCGATGGCGGCGATTGATGCTGGTGTGACGCGCGCCACACACACCTATAACGGCATGAGTGGTATGCACCATCGGGCACCCGGGGCAATTGAAGCAGTCCTCTCTCACCCAGATATTCATGCTGAACTCATCGTTGACGAACACCATGTCCATCCGTTCTGGGGCAGCCATTTGATTCGGCAGAAAGGAATTCACGCTGTCGGGTTAATTACAGATTGCACCGAGCTTGCGGGTGTGCCTTCTGAAGACTGGCAGGCATCGGCAACATACATTCCTGAGATTGATGCGTATCGTCTCAGCGATGATATGATTTCTGAAAAGGATACTGCCTTTGAAGCCGGTAGCACCGAGAAATACGTCCGTAACGACGCTATGTGGCTTGATGTTGGTAAACCGACGGAGCGGCTTGCGGGTGCGACGATTACGCTTATGGATGGGGTTCGCAATGTTATTAACTGGGGTTATTCTCTCGAAGAAGCATTAACGATGGC
It encodes the following:
- a CDS encoding amidohydrolase family protein yields the protein METLTIVNGDIYTPAHYGQGSIVIQGDTISTITTDALQPTGETLDASGCFVIPGLIDGLVHGGGGCDSMTGEVEDVATIARAHARNGVTSLVLGISSGSMAQINGALTAIAHVADEPVVDGSQILGSYVEGKFGSLAKNGAQNAKYITPPNFEEFHAMWAASDGTLKVISIAPENDENLQFIKHLAAYGSDAYNDIIIAMGHTNATYQQAMAAIDAGVTRATHTYNGMSGMHHRAPGAIEAVLSHPDIHAELIVDEHHVHPFWGSHLIRQKGIHAVGLITDCTELAGVPSEDWQASATYIPEIDAYRLSDDMISEKDTAFEAGSTEKYVRNDAMWLDVGKPTERLAGATITLMDGVRNVINWGYSLEEALTMATLTPAQNLGVAQSVGAIETGKTADVIIVDEDLSVQNVILRGKLLKTK